ACCTAAGAATATATCAAAATAAAATAAAACTTAATGAAGCATATTACACTAGCGGTATTTTGTTTGTTCTCTTTTATGGGAATAAGCCAATCCAACAATATTACCACACAACTATACGATACTTATGATAACTATAAGGAAAGCGCGATTGGGAAAAGACGTATTAAAAGAAATGATATCCAACCACTAATAGACAAGCTTTCTACCAATGATAAATTTAAGGTTAGTACCGTTGGTAAGTCAATTGGCGGTTTAGATTTAAGTCTTATTAGCATAGGTTCTGGAGAAACCAACGTATTTCTTTGGTCGCAAATGCATGGAGACGAACCGACTGCTACACAAGCAATTTTTGATATTCTTAATTTCTTTGATAGTGAAGATTTCAAAAAGGAAAAAGAAGCTATTCTTGCTAACTTAACCGTTCACTTTTTACCAATGTTAAACCCTGATGGGGCGGAGCTTTTTCAACGTAGAAATTTGTTAGGCATAGATATTAATAGGGATGCGCTGCGTTTACAGTCTCCAGAATCTCAAACTTTAAAAAGAGTTCGGGACAGTCTTGATGCCGATTTCGGATTCAATCTTCATGATCAAAGCACCTATTACAATGCAGAACGCACAGAGAAACCAGCAACTATTTCGTATTTAGCACCTGCCTATAATTACGAAAAAGATATTAATGAAACTCGGGGTAATGCAATGAAGATTATAGTGTTCATGAACGATATTCTTCAAAAATATGCTCCTGGACAAGTAGGTAGGTATAATGATGATTTTGAACCACGCGCATTTGGTGATAATATTCAAAAATGGGGTACAAGTACGATTTTAATTGAGTCTGGTGGATTTCCCAAGGATATAGAAAAGCAAGAAATTAGAAAATTAAATTATACGTCTATTTTGTCCGCTATTTATACTATCGCCCAAAAATCTTATGAATCAATCGGAATTGAAGAATATGAGAAAATTCCTGAAAATGATAGAAAGTTGTTCGATTTAAAATTAACTGGAGTCAACTATAACCTAAAAGGAAACACCTATACTATAGATTTAGGTATTAACCAGATTGAAGTTGATTACCCTGACCACAACTCCTTTTGGTATAGTAGTAGAGTTTTGGACCAAGGAGATTTATCTACTTATTATGGTTATGAAACCTTAGAGGCGTCGGACTACACCATTAAACAAGCTAAGGCCCATCCTAAAACCTTTAACACAATAGATGAAGTTAAAGGGTTAAATTTTAAAGACATTTTAAAACAAGGTTATGGTTTTGTACGCATGGAGAAAACACCAGCTACGGTCATAAATTCTCCTTTTCCAGTACATTTAATTGGACCAAAGTATAAAGTGCCAGAACTTAAATTAGAACCTGGTATTAATCCTACGTTCTTTCTCGAAAAAGCAGGTGTTATTGAATACGCAGTAATCAATGGTTTTTTAATTAATTTAAGTGAAAACAATATAAACATACCTAATTCAATGATTTATAAATAGATGATGGATATGATATAAGTTATGCAACAAAAAAAAGGGAAGCATTAGCTTCCCTTTTTTTAATATAGAACCAGTGTTCTTACATAGTTTCTTCTGCATCTAAAAGAGCAAAGAATTTATCTAAGTTTGGCAAAATAATAATTTTTGTTCTTCTATTTAATGCCATATTTTCTTTAGAATCGTTCTCAACTAAAGGTAAATAACTACTTCTACCAGAGGCTATTAACTGAGAAGGGTCAACATCATAATCTTTCTGTAATTTACGTACAATTGATGTTGCACGCTTAACACTAAGATCCCAATTGTCCGTAACCATTGGCGTATTTATAGTTCTAGAATCTGTATGACCTTCGACCATAACTTCCATACTTGGCTCTGACTTTATAACATCCGCCAATTTGGTTAAAATTTTGTTTGCTTTACTGCTTACATTATAACTAGCTGTATTAAATAATAGTTCGTCTGATATATTAATCATTACGACGGTCTTATCAATACTTACATCAATATCTTCACCTTCTTCAGAAATTGATTGCTTCAATTTATAAGAAACTGCCAAATTCATTGAATCTTGTATGGTTTTAGCACCGGCTAATTTTGCTGGATCTACATTTTTCAATGTATTTCTCATTTTTGCCTTTGTATTATTGCTCATTACAGCAACATCATCAACACTTGTAAACTGGCTATCATTTAATTCCTTTAACGAATTGATTTTAGAGTTATACTCTTCTACACGAGCTTCGATTCTAGTCATTTGAGACTGTAAATCTTCTTTCTCAACTTGTGTTTTTTGTAATGCACTCTGGGTTTGAGATAAATTATCTTCTAATGCAACATATTT
The genomic region above belongs to Maribacter hydrothermalis and contains:
- a CDS encoding M14 family metallopeptidase produces the protein MKHITLAVFCLFSFMGISQSNNITTQLYDTYDNYKESAIGKRRIKRNDIQPLIDKLSTNDKFKVSTVGKSIGGLDLSLISIGSGETNVFLWSQMHGDEPTATQAIFDILNFFDSEDFKKEKEAILANLTVHFLPMLNPDGAELFQRRNLLGIDINRDALRLQSPESQTLKRVRDSLDADFGFNLHDQSTYYNAERTEKPATISYLAPAYNYEKDINETRGNAMKIIVFMNDILQKYAPGQVGRYNDDFEPRAFGDNIQKWGTSTILIESGGFPKDIEKQEIRKLNYTSILSAIYTIAQKSYESIGIEEYEKIPENDRKLFDLKLTGVNYNLKGNTYTIDLGINQIEVDYPDHNSFWYSSRVLDQGDLSTYYGYETLEASDYTIKQAKAHPKTFNTIDEVKGLNFKDILKQGYGFVRMEKTPATVINSPFPVHLIGPKYKVPELKLEPGINPTFFLEKAGVIEYAVINGFLINLSENNINIPNSMIYK
- a CDS encoding OmpA/MotB family protein, whose product is MKRLSLVAFLSVVLLTSCVSKKKYVALEDNLSQTQSALQKTQVEKEDLQSQMTRIEARVEEYNSKINSLKELNDSQFTSVDDVAVMSNNTKAKMRNTLKNVDPAKLAGAKTIQDSMNLAVSYKLKQSISEEGEDIDVSIDKTVVMINISDELLFNTASYNVSSKANKILTKLADVIKSEPSMEVMVEGHTDSRTINTPMVTDNWDLSVKRATSIVRKLQKDYDVDPSQLIASGRSSYLPLVENDSKENMALNRRTKIIILPNLDKFFALLDAEETM